In Halococcus hamelinensis 100A6, a single genomic region encodes these proteins:
- a CDS encoding L-lactate permease, giving the protein MNGIAGVLVAVLPLVAIAVLMVGLFWPATRAMPVAWLVAVAAGVVGWGMSPRWVAAATINGFITATQILWIVFGAILLLYTLKQTGAFDAISGGFAAVSDDRRVQVVLLVFLMGSFIEGAAGFGTPAAVVGPLLVGLGFPPLAAVVVALTGNLMAITFGAVGTPLIIGLQDTFASSEAIRTTVTAETPYTIASWVAEIGAWAATYHVIVGIAVPFIGVAMMTRFFGAERSVRPALEVLPLCLFSWASFAVPYWLTAMFLGPVFPGLVGAMVGLALTVGVLRLGYLHPDEEWEFDDRSAWPDHWVGEIEPGESSNRSGAIAADGGTAQAMPLWKAWAPYALLVVVLVATRTIDPIASFLQANGVLVWSDILGTGLTNDVAVLYLPGAAFVLVSLLTVGFHRMSGDEVRGAWRETGEKIAPPVVALLFAVATVQVMLQSGAATGSDSMLIVLSQATADLAGGIYPFFAPLVGALGAFLAGSNTVSDILFGTFQYGVATDIETSRTIMLGAQAVGGAIGNLIAVHNVVAALAVVGLVGEEGRVIRLELIPLAYYAAFAGLLSLLFSYVLFPGTF; this is encoded by the coding sequence ATGAACGGTATCGCCGGTGTTCTGGTCGCGGTGTTGCCGCTGGTGGCCATCGCGGTGTTGATGGTCGGCCTCTTCTGGCCGGCGACGCGCGCGATGCCGGTGGCGTGGCTGGTCGCCGTCGCCGCCGGGGTCGTCGGCTGGGGGATGAGTCCCCGCTGGGTCGCGGCGGCGACCATCAACGGCTTCATCACCGCCACCCAGATCCTCTGGATCGTCTTCGGCGCGATCCTGTTGTTGTACACCCTGAAACAGACCGGGGCGTTCGACGCCATCAGCGGGGGGTTCGCCGCGGTCAGCGACGACCGCCGCGTCCAGGTGGTGTTGCTCGTGTTCCTGATGGGGTCGTTCATCGAGGGCGCGGCGGGCTTCGGGACGCCGGCGGCGGTCGTCGGCCCCCTCCTCGTCGGGCTGGGGTTCCCGCCGCTCGCCGCGGTGGTGGTGGCGCTCACGGGGAACCTGATGGCGATCACCTTCGGCGCGGTCGGCACGCCGCTGATCATCGGGCTCCAGGACACCTTCGCGTCGAGTGAGGCGATCCGCACGACGGTCACGGCCGAGACGCCGTACACCATCGCGAGCTGGGTCGCCGAGATCGGGGCGTGGGCGGCGACCTACCACGTCATCGTGGGTATCGCGGTACCGTTCATCGGGGTCGCGATGATGACGCGCTTTTTCGGCGCGGAGCGCTCCGTGCGCCCGGCGCTCGAAGTGTTGCCCCTCTGTCTGTTCTCGTGGGCCTCGTTCGCGGTGCCGTACTGGCTCACCGCGATGTTCCTCGGGCCGGTCTTCCCCGGCCTCGTCGGCGCGATGGTCGGGCTCGCGCTCACCGTTGGCGTGCTCAGGCTCGGCTACCTCCACCCCGACGAGGAGTGGGAGTTCGACGACCGCTCGGCGTGGCCCGACCACTGGGTCGGCGAGATCGAACCCGGCGAATCCTCGAACCGAAGCGGGGCCATCGCGGCCGACGGCGGCACCGCCCAGGCGATGCCGCTCTGGAAGGCGTGGGCACCCTACGCGCTGCTCGTGGTCGTGCTCGTCGCCACCCGAACGATCGACCCGATCGCCTCGTTCCTCCAGGCCAACGGCGTCCTCGTCTGGTCGGACATCCTCGGAACCGGCCTCACGAACGACGTCGCGGTGCTCTACCTCCCCGGCGCGGCGTTCGTCCTCGTCTCGTTGCTCACGGTCGGCTTCCACCGGATGAGCGGCGACGAGGTCCGGGGCGCGTGGCGCGAGACGGGTGAGAAGATCGCCCCGCCGGTGGTCGCGCTGCTGTTCGCGGTCGCGACGGTCCAGGTGATGCTCCAGTCGGGGGCGGCGACGGGGTCGGACAGCATGTTGATCGTGCTCTCGCAGGCCACCGCCGACCTCGCCGGCGGGATCTACCCGTTCTTCGCGCCGCTGGTCGGCGCGCTCGGGGCGTTTCTCGCGGGGTCGAACACCGTGAGCGACATCCTGTTCGGCACCTTCCAGTACGGCGTCGCGACCGACATCGAGACCTCGCGGACCATCATGCTGGGTGCACAGGCGGTCGGTGGGGCGATCGGCAACCTCATCGCGGTCCACAACGTCGTCGCCGCGCTCGCGGTCGTCGGCCTCGTCGGCGAGGAGGGCCGGGTCATCCGGCTCGAACTCATCCCGCTCGCGTACTACGCGGCCTTCGCCGGCCTCCTCTCCCTGCTGTTCAGCTACGTCCTCTTCCCCGGGACGTTCTGA
- a CDS encoding cupin domain-containing protein, protein MKHVDTRETGESFDVVGGTERSQAATMSLDPGQSTGGPENRHGNADQWLYVVSGEGSAVVDGESAALEPGSLVCIEAGETHEITGEGDDPLRTVNVYAPPTY, encoded by the coding sequence GTGAAGCACGTCGACACCCGCGAGACGGGCGAGTCCTTCGACGTGGTGGGCGGAACCGAGCGCTCGCAGGCCGCGACGATGAGCCTCGACCCCGGCCAGTCGACCGGCGGCCCCGAGAACCGCCACGGGAACGCCGACCAGTGGCTCTACGTCGTCTCGGGCGAGGGATCGGCGGTCGTCGACGGCGAGTCCGCCGCCCTCGAACCCGGTTCGCTGGTCTGCATCGAGGCGGGCGAGACCCACGAGATCACCGGCGAGGGCGACGACCCCCTCCGGACGGTCAACGTCTACGCGCCGCCGACGTACTGA
- a CDS encoding NADP-dependent oxidoreductase has protein sequence MATTNRQFVLGKRPEGTPDRDTFELEEIEVPEPEYGEVLVRTLSLSVDPYMRGRMDEAESYAESWQVGEPMEGAVVGEVVESEHEAWSAGAFVTGNLTWSEYATAHGDRLSPVEPGENLGLEAHLGVLGMPGRTAYFGTRDVLDPYPGDTVVVSGAAGAVGSTVGQIAKLAGTRVVGFAGSEEKVRYLEEDLGFDVGINYTETDDYREALDEAAPDGVDRYFDNVGGPISDAVFTRLNVDATVAVCGQIDTYNATEAPTGPRKLPMVIAPRATVQGFLVFDYEPRFPQATEHLREWVEAGDIEHRETVVEGFENAPDAFLGLFSGDNIGKQVVKVAEPDS, from the coding sequence ATGGCAACCACCAACCGCCAGTTCGTGCTGGGCAAGCGACCGGAGGGAACCCCCGACCGCGACACCTTCGAGCTCGAAGAGATCGAAGTACCGGAGCCCGAGTACGGCGAGGTGCTGGTTCGAACGCTCTCCCTCTCGGTCGACCCCTACATGCGCGGCCGGATGGACGAGGCCGAGTCCTACGCCGAGTCGTGGCAGGTCGGCGAGCCGATGGAGGGTGCGGTCGTCGGCGAGGTCGTCGAGTCCGAACACGAGGCGTGGAGCGCGGGCGCGTTCGTCACCGGTAACCTCACCTGGAGCGAGTACGCGACCGCCCACGGCGACCGGCTCTCACCCGTGGAACCCGGCGAGAACCTCGGGCTCGAAGCCCACCTCGGCGTGCTCGGGATGCCGGGCCGAACGGCGTACTTCGGGACGCGCGACGTGCTCGACCCCTATCCGGGCGATACGGTGGTCGTCTCGGGCGCGGCGGGTGCGGTCGGCTCGACGGTGGGCCAGATCGCGAAGCTCGCCGGAACGCGCGTCGTCGGCTTCGCCGGCTCCGAGGAGAAGGTCCGATATCTCGAAGAGGACCTCGGCTTCGACGTCGGGATCAACTACACGGAGACCGACGATTATCGGGAGGCGCTCGACGAGGCCGCACCCGATGGCGTGGACAGGTACTTCGACAACGTCGGCGGGCCGATCTCGGATGCGGTCTTCACGCGGCTCAACGTCGACGCGACGGTCGCGGTCTGCGGCCAGATAGACACCTACAACGCGACCGAAGCCCCGACCGGGCCCCGAAAGCTCCCGATGGTCATCGCGCCGCGTGCGACCGTCCAGGGCTTCCTGGTGTTCGACTACGAACCCCGCTTCCCGCAGGCCACCGAGCACCTCCGCGAGTGGGTGGAAGCCGGCGACATCGAGCACCGCGAGACCGTCGTCGAGGGGTTCGAGAACGCGCCCGACGCCTTCCTCGGGCTCTTCTCGGGCGACAACATCGGCAAGCAGGTCGTGAAGGTCGCGGAGCCGGACTCGTGA
- a CDS encoding glycosyltransferase translates to MPPHVVAFTDTYLPTVNGVTYTIRAWRDRWLARDGRMDVVYPAADGYEPDPDEHPVRSLPFPFYADFRVGAPSVPEAVEAADVVHAHTPFGVGLGGLRLARRIDAPLVASYHTPAAEYAGYLAEGWLMDAVARAGNAYERWFLGRADHVIAPSEVARAELESRGIGPVSVVSNGVDIERFAPTTTDFRARHDLPEDRPLIGYTGRHGFEKNLSDLLAAAAGTDATVVLGGDGPARTTLEAEAAELDADVRFLGFLERAELPGFYNALDVFGFPSPVETQGLVALEAMACGTPVVGVDAGALTETIDEGETGYHYRPGDIAGFRDALGRALDDRDRLAETCRSRREGMGVDHAVDALADVYDAVGVE, encoded by the coding sequence ATGCCGCCCCACGTCGTCGCCTTCACCGACACCTATCTGCCGACGGTGAACGGCGTCACCTACACCATCCGGGCGTGGCGCGACCGCTGGCTGGCGCGGGACGGCCGGATGGACGTCGTCTATCCCGCGGCCGACGGCTACGAGCCGGACCCCGACGAACACCCCGTTCGGAGCCTGCCGTTCCCGTTCTACGCGGACTTCCGTGTCGGCGCGCCGTCGGTTCCCGAGGCGGTCGAGGCGGCCGACGTCGTCCACGCCCACACCCCGTTCGGGGTCGGGCTCGGCGGGCTCCGACTGGCCCGGCGGATCGACGCGCCGCTGGTGGCCTCCTATCACACCCCGGCGGCGGAGTACGCGGGCTATCTCGCGGAGGGCTGGCTGATGGACGCCGTCGCGCGCGCCGGCAACGCCTACGAGCGGTGGTTCCTCGGCCGCGCCGACCACGTCATCGCCCCGAGCGAAGTCGCCCGGGCCGAACTCGAATCGCGCGGCATCGGGCCGGTCTCGGTGGTCTCGAACGGGGTCGATATCGAGCGGTTCGCGCCGACGACGACGGACTTCCGCGCCCGCCACGATCTCCCCGAGGACCGCCCGCTGATCGGCTACACCGGCCGCCACGGCTTCGAGAAGAACCTCTCCGACCTCCTCGCGGCCGCGGCGGGGACCGACGCGACGGTCGTGCTCGGCGGCGACGGCCCGGCGCGCACGACCCTCGAAGCCGAGGCGGCGGAGCTCGACGCCGACGTCCGGTTCCTCGGCTTCCTCGAACGTGCGGAGCTCCCCGGGTTCTACAACGCGCTCGACGTCTTCGGCTTCCCGAGCCCGGTCGAGACCCAGGGGCTCGTCGCGCTCGAAGCCATGGCGTGTGGCACCCCCGTCGTGGGGGTCGACGCCGGGGCGCTCACCGAGACGATCGACGAGGGGGAGACGGGCTATCACTACCGCCCGGGCGACATCGCGGGCTTTCGCGACGCGCTCGGGCGGGCGCTCGACGACCGCGACCGGCTCGCCGAGACCTGTCGTTCGCGCCGCGAGGGGATGGGGGTCGACCACGCGGTCGACGCGCTCGCGGACGTCTACGACGCGGTGGGGGTCGAGTAA
- a CDS encoding glycosyltransferase family 4 protein: MRALNYLELEGPLQRSGWGTAAAQQRKALATTDVEVLTSPLRGDTLDGTVRSLLAGEGLVADYDLAHCNAPGPASLAVARHAKRNGIPLVLHAHMTAEDFGESFRLSSEIAPLLKRYLRWFYSQADLVLCPSDYTKGILEEYPVEAPIRTITNGVDVASLAGHEDRREEYRARFDLDGMVVFALGNVFERKGLTDFCRLAETTEYDFVWFGPYDTGPQASETVRRWTQHPPENVRFTGWVEDKRGAFGAGDVYLFPTKNENQGIAVLEAMACGKAVVLRDIPVFEEFFTHGEDCLKCESRAEFQAALDRLAEDPDLRERLGEGARETAADHSLERVGRELSRVYREVTTA, encoded by the coding sequence GTGCGCGCGCTCAACTACCTCGAACTCGAAGGCCCGCTCCAGCGCAGCGGGTGGGGGACCGCCGCCGCCCAGCAACGCAAAGCGCTCGCGACGACGGACGTCGAGGTGCTCACGTCGCCGTTGCGCGGCGATACGCTCGACGGAACGGTCCGCTCGCTCCTCGCGGGCGAGGGTCTCGTCGCCGACTACGACCTCGCTCACTGCAACGCGCCGGGGCCGGCGAGCCTCGCGGTGGCCCGTCACGCGAAACGCAACGGGATTCCCCTGGTGCTCCACGCCCACATGACCGCCGAGGACTTCGGGGAGTCGTTTCGCCTCTCCTCGGAGATAGCGCCCCTGCTGAAACGCTACCTCCGGTGGTTTTACTCCCAGGCCGACCTCGTGCTCTGCCCCAGCGACTACACGAAGGGGATCCTGGAGGAGTATCCGGTCGAGGCTCCCATCAGGACGATCACGAACGGCGTCGACGTGGCGTCGCTCGCGGGTCACGAGGACCGCCGCGAGGAGTACCGCGCGCGCTTCGACCTCGACGGCATGGTGGTGTTCGCGCTCGGCAACGTCTTCGAGCGCAAGGGGCTCACGGACTTCTGCCGGCTCGCCGAGACCACGGAGTACGATTTCGTCTGGTTCGGCCCCTACGATACGGGTCCACAGGCCTCGGAGACGGTGCGGCGCTGGACCCAGCACCCACCCGAGAACGTCCGATTTACGGGCTGGGTCGAGGACAAACGCGGCGCGTTCGGCGCGGGCGACGTCTACCTCTTCCCGACGAAGAACGAGAACCAGGGCATCGCGGTGCTCGAAGCCATGGCCTGCGGGAAGGCGGTCGTGCTGCGGGACATTCCGGTGTTCGAGGAGTTCTTCACCCACGGCGAGGACTGTCTCAAGTGTGAGAGTCGAGCGGAGTTCCAGGCGGCGCTCGACCGGTTGGCCGAGGACCCCGACCTCAGGGAACGACTGGGCGAGGGTGCGCGCGAGACCGCCGCCGACCACAGTCTCGAACGGGTCGGTCGTGAGCTTTCGCGGGTCTACCGGGAAGTCACAACGGCTTAG
- a CDS encoding ribonuclease P protein component 4 → MTLADERIDRLADLAREAASEGHDDRAREYVRRARRIGERNRLSLPRQFKRFTCDACDRYLLPGRNCRVRTRSGHVVITCECGSQARYPYE, encoded by the coding sequence ATGACGCTCGCCGACGAACGCATCGACCGGCTCGCCGACCTCGCCCGCGAGGCCGCCAGCGAGGGCCACGACGATCGGGCGCGCGAGTACGTTCGGCGGGCGCGCCGGATCGGCGAGCGAAACCGACTCTCGCTCCCACGACAGTTCAAGCGGTTCACCTGCGACGCCTGCGACCGGTACCTCCTGCCGGGCCGAAACTGTCGGGTCCGCACGCGGAGCGGGCACGTCGTGATCACGTGTGAGTGTGGCTCACAGGCCCGCTACCCGTATGAATAG
- a CDS encoding YhbY family RNA-binding protein: protein MTSDEQTLRERAHGVDATLRVGKAGIESVADELDSQLKERDLVKVKFLRSARGGTTTEELAADLGDRVGAEVIETRGNTATYH, encoded by the coding sequence ATGACGAGCGACGAGCAGACGCTCAGGGAGCGTGCCCACGGCGTCGACGCCACCCTCCGGGTCGGGAAGGCCGGGATCGAGAGCGTCGCGGACGAACTCGACAGCCAGTTGAAAGAGCGCGACCTCGTGAAGGTGAAGTTCCTGCGGTCGGCGCGCGGCGGTACGACCACCGAGGAACTCGCGGCCGACCTCGGTGACCGGGTGGGGGCCGAGGTGATCGAGACGCGCGGCAACACCGCCACCTATCACTGA
- a CDS encoding mechanosensitive ion channel family protein produces the protein MAGLSSVVLQSGTATGNNSSVPEVNIEGMGVVGRTLRDVGVEAAYAKPLGAAISFVVALVAVYLVGRAVAVPLFGRALGRQGLDAHEQRPLQRLFRILIGFVALAVAFKAGRLTGFFTSIAAIAAAATLAIGLALQDTLSNFVAGVFIYTDRPFRIGDWIEWGGPSDGYSGVVEDISFRVTRVRTFDNELLTVPNAVLTGDVIKNPVAKDELRISFTFGIGYEDDIEQATEIILDEAERHPDILGDPAPTVRMSENPLADSYVGLVSRFWIADPNRADFLKTRGEYVTNVKDRFDAAGIDIPYPQVDLSGRVDIENPR, from the coding sequence ATGGCCGGTCTTTCGTCGGTGGTACTCCAGTCGGGAACAGCGACCGGCAACAACAGCTCGGTGCCCGAGGTCAACATCGAGGGGATGGGCGTGGTCGGACGGACCCTCCGGGACGTCGGCGTCGAGGCGGCGTACGCGAAACCGCTCGGGGCGGCGATCTCGTTCGTGGTCGCGCTGGTCGCGGTCTACCTGGTCGGACGGGCCGTCGCGGTCCCGCTGTTCGGCCGCGCGCTCGGCCGCCAGGGGCTCGACGCCCACGAGCAGCGCCCGCTCCAGCGGCTGTTCCGGATCCTCATCGGCTTCGTCGCGCTCGCGGTCGCGTTCAAGGCCGGACGGCTCACCGGCTTCTTCACCTCGATCGCCGCCATCGCGGCCGCCGCGACCCTCGCGATCGGGCTGGCGCTCCAGGACACCCTCTCGAACTTCGTCGCCGGGGTGTTCATCTACACCGACCGCCCCTTCCGGATCGGCGACTGGATCGAGTGGGGCGGCCCGAGCGACGGCTACTCCGGCGTCGTCGAGGACATCTCCTTCCGAGTGACCCGCGTGAGGACCTTCGACAACGAACTCCTCACGGTGCCGAACGCGGTGCTCACGGGCGACGTGATCAAGAATCCGGTCGCGAAGGACGAACTCCGGATCAGCTTCACCTTCGGGATCGGTTACGAGGACGACATCGAGCAGGCCACGGAGATCATCCTCGACGAGGCCGAACGCCACCCCGATATCCTCGGCGACCCGGCACCCACGGTGCGGATGAGCGAGAACCCGCTCGCCGACTCCTACGTCGGACTGGTCTCGCGCTTTTGGATCGCCGACCCGAACCGGGCGGACTTCCTCAAGACCCGTGGCGAGTACGTCACCAACGTCAAGGACCGCTTCGACGCCGCCGGGATCGACATCCCCTACCCGCAGGTCGACCTCTCGGGACGCGTCGACATCGAGAACCCGCGGTAG
- a CDS encoding MarR family transcriptional regulator translates to MPIAADDFDRLPEKALDLTEGSNAQIVLTFLSEHPDAAFRQNEIIEGTEVKAGSIGPVLSRLEERGLVRHKGKYWTIGEDDRLASYAAMAQTFATADERFPDEDMGEWLQHAENPYDEHSEDE, encoded by the coding sequence ATGCCGATCGCCGCTGACGACTTCGACCGGCTTCCCGAGAAAGCGCTCGACCTCACAGAAGGGTCGAACGCCCAGATCGTCCTCACGTTCCTCTCCGAACACCCCGACGCAGCGTTTCGGCAAAACGAGATCATCGAGGGGACCGAGGTGAAAGCAGGAAGTATCGGACCGGTGCTGTCGCGGCTCGAAGAGCGGGGACTCGTGAGGCACAAGGGGAAGTATTGGACGATCGGGGAAGACGACCGACTGGCATCGTATGCAGCGATGGCACAGACGTTCGCAACCGCCGACGAACGATTTCCGGACGAGGATATGGGGGAGTGGCTACAGCACGCGGAAAACCCCTACGACGAACACAGTGAGGACGAATGA
- a CDS encoding type II toxin-antitoxin system PemK/MazF family toxin — protein MTYQRGDVIWAVDPYRSGSNSRPWVLISNDSLPYADSEYIAMILTTKSHPGNRRLTASDWEYGGSPRTSYISPWTVGTIKHDQTRTVQGRLGVGVVEEVVGELESYIEAEESA, from the coding sequence ATGACGTACCAGCGTGGGGATGTGATATGGGCGGTCGACCCGTATCGAAGCGGATCGAATTCCCGTCCATGGGTACTCATCAGCAACGACTCGCTCCCGTACGCCGACTCCGAGTACATAGCGATGATTCTGACGACGAAATCCCACCCGGGGAATCGTCGGCTCACAGCGAGTGACTGGGAGTACGGGGGATCGCCACGGACGAGCTACATCTCACCGTGGACGGTCGGAACGATCAAGCACGACCAAACGAGAACCGTTCAGGGACGGCTTGGGGTAGGCGTGGTTGAGGAAGTAGTCGGAGAGCTCGAGTCGTATATCGAGGCAGAAGAGAGCGCGTGA
- a CDS encoding EMC6-like membrane protein: MSTETVHGRPDDHMRSLTVVALTSLSGIAAALVSSTLAGDAAQATVGLYPLAAAILVQLPALRLLGIDVEEFGLKDNLYVAFMTFAFWFVTWTILLTAGTAV, from the coding sequence ATGTCGACCGAGACGGTCCATGGACGGCCCGACGACCATATGCGGAGCCTCACGGTGGTGGCGCTCACCTCGCTGTCGGGCATCGCCGCCGCGCTGGTCTCCTCGACGCTGGCTGGCGACGCCGCCCAGGCCACCGTCGGTCTCTATCCGCTCGCGGCCGCCATCCTGGTCCAGCTACCGGCCCTCCGGCTGCTGGGCATCGACGTCGAGGAGTTCGGGCTGAAGGACAACCTCTACGTTGCGTTCATGACCTTCGCCTTCTGGTTCGTGACCTGGACGATCCTGCTGACCGCCGGCACCGCCGTCTAA
- a CDS encoding ribosome biogenesis/translation initiation ATPase RLI has translation MADDSIAVVDLDRCQPDRCNYECANFCPPNRTGSECIVTREERYGEDESEGGYDGGPKQISISEEICLGETCGICVEKCPFDAIEIINLPQELDDTPVHRYGENAFALYGLPAPREGRVTGILGPNGIGKTTAVRILAGEIAPNLGEWGDPAGWEAVMDEYRGTEIQSYLEALQDDAVTVARKPQYVDRIPDRFDGNTRELLENTDERGVLDELVERLSIGPVMDQPIDSISGGELQRVALAATLARDADFYFLDEVTPYLDIGQRMTAARLIGELVGDDRSMLVVEHDLAILDLLADSLHVAYGEPGAYGVITDPKSVKNGINEYLSGYLDNENMRIRPNAIEFEEHAPRSTKGGDTLVEYPDLAKSYGDGEFSLTVEGGTIYENEVLGVVGPNGIGKSTFAELLTGELAPDEGELDARLSVAYKPQYIQLDQPMRVDSYLSSITTDFGTSYWNTEIAQPLQLGRVMEQNLTDLSGGERQRVAIAACLSEDADLYVLDEPSAHIDVEQRVQAISAIRRYTENHDATALVIDHDTYMIDLLADRLLVFDGEPAESGHASPPVGMREGMNRFLSDLDVTFRRDERVGRPRINKPGSQLDREQKREGEYYYTA, from the coding sequence ATGGCGGACGATTCGATCGCGGTCGTCGACCTCGACCGGTGTCAACCCGACCGCTGTAACTACGAGTGTGCCAACTTCTGCCCACCGAACCGCACGGGTTCGGAGTGTATCGTCACCCGCGAGGAGCGCTACGGCGAGGACGAATCCGAGGGTGGCTACGACGGCGGTCCGAAGCAGATCTCGATCTCCGAGGAGATCTGTCTCGGCGAGACCTGCGGGATCTGCGTCGAGAAGTGCCCGTTCGACGCCATCGAGATCATCAATCTCCCCCAGGAGCTCGACGATACGCCCGTCCACCGCTACGGCGAGAACGCCTTCGCGCTCTACGGCCTGCCTGCGCCGCGCGAGGGACGAGTGACCGGAATTTTGGGCCCGAACGGCATCGGAAAGACCACCGCCGTCCGCATTCTGGCGGGTGAGATCGCCCCGAACCTCGGCGAGTGGGGCGATCCTGCCGGCTGGGAGGCGGTGATGGACGAGTATCGCGGCACGGAGATCCAGAGCTACCTCGAAGCCCTCCAGGACGACGCCGTGACGGTGGCCCGAAAGCCCCAGTACGTCGACCGTATCCCCGATAGATTCGACGGTAACACCAGGGAGTTACTCGAAAACACCGACGAGCGTGGCGTGCTCGACGAGCTCGTCGAGCGGCTTTCCATCGGACCCGTGATGGACCAGCCGATCGACTCGATCTCCGGGGGCGAACTCCAGCGCGTGGCGCTCGCGGCGACGCTCGCCCGCGACGCCGACTTCTACTTCCTCGACGAGGTCACGCCCTACCTCGACATCGGCCAGCGGATGACCGCGGCGCGGCTGATCGGCGAACTCGTCGGCGACGACCGCTCGATGCTGGTGGTCGAACACGACCTCGCGATCCTCGACCTGCTCGCCGACTCCCTCCACGTCGCCTACGGCGAACCCGGGGCCTACGGCGTGATCACCGACCCGAAGTCGGTGAAGAACGGGATCAATGAGTACCTCTCGGGCTATCTCGACAACGAGAACATGCGGATCCGCCCGAACGCCATCGAGTTCGAGGAGCACGCCCCGCGGAGCACGAAGGGAGGCGATACCCTCGTCGAGTACCCCGACCTCGCGAAGTCCTACGGCGACGGCGAGTTCTCCTTGACGGTGGAGGGCGGCACGATCTACGAAAACGAGGTCCTCGGTGTCGTCGGCCCGAACGGTATCGGGAAGTCCACCTTCGCGGAACTCCTGACTGGCGAGCTCGCGCCCGACGAGGGCGAACTCGACGCCCGGCTCTCGGTGGCCTACAAGCCCCAGTACATCCAGCTCGACCAGCCGATGCGCGTCGATTCGTACCTCTCGTCCATTACGACCGACTTCGGCACCTCCTACTGGAACACCGAGATCGCCCAGCCGCTCCAGCTCGGTCGCGTGATGGAGCAGAACCTCACCGACCTCTCGGGCGGCGAACGCCAGCGCGTCGCGATCGCGGCGTGTCTCTCGGAGGACGCCGACCTCTACGTGCTCGACGAGCCCTCGGCCCACATCGACGTCGAACAGCGCGTCCAGGCCATCTCGGCCATCCGGCGCTACACCGAGAACCACGACGCCACGGCGCTCGTCATCGACCACGACACCTACATGATCGACCTGCTCGCCGACCGCCTCCTCGTGTTCGACGGCGAGCCCGCCGAGTCGGGACACGCCAGCCCGCCCGTGGGAATGCGTGAGGGGATGAATCGCTTCCTCTCGGACCTCGACGTGACCTTCCGGCGCGACGAGCGCGTCGGTCGCCCCCGGATCAACAAACCCGGGAGCCAGCTCGACCGCGAGCAGAAACGCGAGGGCGAGTACTACTACACGGCCTGA